The genomic DNA TCGCCGGCGCCGGCCTGGTCGGTGCGGTGCACGGGCTGAACCTGGTGCGGGTACTGCACCTGCCGCCCTACCTGGTACCGGTCGAGATTCTCACCGGCAGCATCTCGCTGGCCGCCGTCGCCGCCGGCACGCTGGCCACCGTCTGGCACGTTCAACGCCTCAACGCCTGATCCCAGCCCATAACGCCCTCGGCTCCGAACTAACGGCGTGAGGATCGGGGCGGGGCCGGCGTTGCACGTGCGGCGGGCGGCCGGGCGGACCCGCGGCGTGGTGCTGATGCTGCCCGGCGGCAAGGCGGAGAGTCGAGCGGCGGCCCGGGCCTGGCACCTGTCCGCGGTTCGGCTGCGGTTCTTCGCCGCCCGGGTACACCGCGCGGAACGCCGCAACGGCATCGCGGTGTGGTCCCTGCGCTACCGGCTGCGCGGGTGGAACGGGGCCGAAGCCTCCCCGGTGGCCGACGCGCGCTGGGCACTGAACCGGAGCCGCGTCGAACACGGCGACGTCCCCGTCGTGCTGATCGGGCACTCCATGGGCGGGCGCACCGCGCTGCGGGTGGCCGATGACCCCGCGGTGTGCGCCGTGTTGGGCCTGGCGCCGTGGCTGCCCGCGGGTGAGCCGCGCCCGGCGCTCGGGCCGCGTCCGTTGCTCGTCGTGCACGGCACCGACGACCGATGGACCGATCCGGTGGCCTCCCGGGCCTACGTCGTGGCCGCGGCGGCGGCGGGCACACCGGCGGTCTGGGTGCCGATCCCGGACGTCGGGCACTTCATGCTGCGCGCCCGGCACCGGTGGCGTCGGGTGATCCTGGATTTTGTGGCCGGCCTGGACTGCCTGCACGGGCAAGCCGATCCCGTGGTTGCACCGAACCCCGACTGACAGACCGACCGCCGTTCAGGAAGGGCTCATGCGCAGCGCCAATCGTCGTCGGATCGCGGTGGTCGGTTCGGGTATCTCCGGCCTGTCCGCCGCCTGGGTGCTGCAGAGCGCCGCGGACGTCACGCTGTACGAGGCCGATGACCGGCTCGGCGGGCACGCGCACACCCACGACGTGGCTCGGGCCACCGGCGCCCCGCTCGCCGTCGACAGCGGCTTCATCGTGCACAACGAATGCACTTACCCCACCCTGCTGCGGCTGTTCGCCGCGCTGGGTGTGGCGACCGCGCCGTCGGACATGTCCATGTCGGTGCGCTGCGACGGCTGCGGGCTGGAGTACGCCGGTGCGCGCGGGCTGCGCGGCCTGTTCCCCGCTGCGCAGAACCTGCGTCGAGGCGCCTACCTGCGCCTGCTCACCGAGGTGCCGCAGTTTCATCGGGCCGCCCGCGCGTTGCTGCGCACGCCGCCCGCCACTGTGGAACCGACGCTGAGTCAGTTCGTGTCCACGCAGGGCTGGTCGGACTATTTTGTATCGCACTTCCTGGCGCCGATGGTGGCCGCGGTCTGGTCGTGCGCGCCGGGCACCGCCATGCAGTACCCGGCGCGGTACCTGTTCCGCTTCCTGGATCACCACGGCATGTTGACGGTCACCGGTTCGCCGCCGTGGCGCACCGTGGTCGGCGGTTCGCGGAGCTACGTCACGGCGATCGGCAAGGACCTCACCGCCGTGCACACCGCCACCCCGATCCGCGCGTTGAGCCGCACCGCCGGGGGCGTGCAGCTGCGCGATGACGCGGACACCGTCGCCGACTACGACGCGGTGGTGGTCGCCACCCACCCGGACCAGGCACTGCATCTGCTGGCCGCCCCGACGGCGCTGGAGACCGCGGTGCTCGGCGCCATCCCGTACTCGGTGAACCACACCGTGCTGCACACCGACCCGTCGCCACTGCCGCGCCGGCCGTGGGCTCGCGCTTCCTGGAATTATCGGTTGACCGGCTGCGCCGATGGCGTGGATGCGGTGCTGGTCACCTATGACATGAACCGTCTGCAGGCGCTGCCCGGGCCGACGTCCTACCTGGTCAGCCTGAACGATCCGACGATCGAGGACGACCGGGTGATCGCGCGGATGGTCTACGAGCACCCGATCTACACGCCCGCGTCGGTGGCCGCGCAGGCCCGGCTGCCGGAGCTCGACGACGACCGGGTGGTGTTCGCCGGGGCGTACCACGGCTGGGGCTTCCACGAGGACGGCGCCGCCTCCGGCGTGCGCGCCGCAGCCCGGTTGGGGGTGATCTGGTGACGCAACCCTGCGCCGAAAGCGCAGAAGCGTACGTCGTACTCACGGGTACCCCGCGCGCTTCTGCGCTTTCGGGGAGGAAATGCGGGCGCTGGGGTGGGGCGGCGATCTACGACACGGTGGTCGCGCATGCGCGGCAGACGCCGCTGCGCAATGCGTTCCGCTACCGCAGCTACAGCTGGCTGGTCGACCTGGACCAGCTGCCGTGCCCACCGCGGCCGCTGTGGCGGCTGGCCGAGTTCCGGGCCGCGGATCACCTGGGCCGCCCGGATCGCACGCTGCGGGCGAACGTGGACGCTTATCTGGCGGCCAATGGCGTCGACCTGCACGGCGGTCGGGTACTGATGCTGGCCAACGCCCGGGTGTGCGGGCACGTGTTCAACCCGCTGTCGGTGTTCTGGTGCCACGCCCCGGACGGCAGCCTGCGGTGCGTGATCGCCGAGGTGCACAACACCTACGGCGAGCGGCACTGTTACCTGCTCCGCCCGGACGCCGCCGGGCGCGCGGAGTTTCCCAAGAAGTTCTACGTCTCGCCGTTCTACCCGGTGGACGGGCAGTACGTGATGCGGCTGCCGGCACCCGGCGACCGGTTGGCGATCTCGGTGGAACTTCGTCGCGGCGTCGACCGACCGTTTGTGGCCACCGTGCGCGGCCGGCGGCGCTCGGCCGGCACCGCCACGTTGCTGCGCGCCGCGCTGCGGGTACCGCTGGCCACGCTCACCGTGGCCGTGCAGATCCGTTACCAGGGCATCAGGTTGTGGGCGCGGCGGCTGCCGGTCGTTCCGCGCCCGGAGCACGACGCACAACCGGAGGTCCAATGAGTCTGACTGATTATCGGTCACTCGCCCCACCCGTGGCGGTGGACCCGGTGCGCTGGCCGGACGTGGCAACGGTGCCACCCGGCGGGTTGCGGGCGCGCATTGCGCGAGAACTGTTTACCCGTCAGGTAGCACGTTTGCCCTTTCGGGTAAGGCTTCCCGACGGCCGCAACATCGGCGGCGGCGGATCGCTAACCCCCGTGATGGAGCTGGTTCGGCCCGACGCGTTCTACCGGCGGCTGGGCCACAGCGGGCTGATCGGGTTCGGCGAGGCGTATCTGGCCGGGGACTGGACAGCGGACGACCTGTCCGCGGTGCTCACCGTGTTCTGCCGACGGATGGCCACGCTGATCCCGCCGCCCCTGCAGCGGTTGCGTGACATCGCGGTGCACCGGCATCCGCTGGCTGACCGCGGCACCGAAACCAACGCGCGGCACAACATCGCGCGGCACTACGACCTGTCCAACGACCTGTTCATGTTGTTCCTCGACGAGACGCTGACCTACTCCGCGGCGCTGTTCGGCCCCGGCGACGGCTCGATCGAACTGGCCGCCGCGGCCCGACCCGCGGACCTGGCCGCCGCGCAGCGGCACAAGATCGACCGACTGCTGGACGCCACCGGGGTCCGCGCGGGCCACCTGGTGTTGGAGATCGGCACCGGCTGGGGCGAACTCGCCCTGCGCGCAGCCGCGCGGGGGGCCATCGTGCGCTCGATCACCCTGTCGGAGGAACAGCGAACGCTGGCCCTGCGCCGAATCGCCGCCGCCGGCCTGGCCGACCGGGTGTCGGTGGATCTGTGCGACTACCGCGCGGTAAAAGGCACCTACGACGCGGTGGTGTCGGTGGAGATGATCGAGGCGGTCGGGTTCGAGTTCTGGCCCGCGTACTTCGCGACCCTGCACCGCACCCTGGCGCCCGGTGGCCGGGTGGGGCTGCAGGCCATCACCATGCCGCACGACCGCATGCTCCCCTCCCGAGACACCTATACCTGGATCCACAAGTACGTCTTTCCCGGCGGGCTCATCCCTTCGGTGACCTCGGTGGAGCATTCGGCAGCCGAGGCCGGGTTGCACGTGGTGGACCGACATGGATTCGGACTGCACTACGCAGAAACGCTGCGGCTGTGGCGGGAGACGTTCAACTCCCGGGCTGCGCAGGTCACGGCGTTGGGCTTCGACGAGACCTTCCGCCGGGTGTGGGACTTCTACCTGTCCTATTCCGAGGCAGGCTTCCGTTCCCGGTATCTGGACGTGTATCAATTCGTTCTGGCCGAGGGGGAGAGGTGATGGCGTGGGGTGGCGTGGCGGGACGACTCGCGGCGCTGCTCGAGCCGCTGTTCGCCGGCCCGTTGCCGACCCGGATCCGCGCTTGGGATGGGAGCGAGGTCGGTCCGGCCCACGCACCCGCGGTCGTGGTGCGCTCGCGGCGCGCCTTGCGGCGGCTGCTCTGGCAGCCCGGCGAACTCGGGCTCGCACAGGCCTACATCACCGGCGAGATCGACGTCGAGGGTGACCTCGCCGAGGGCTTCCAACTGCTCTGGGCTGCGATCCGCGACCGCGGGCTGAACAAACCGAAGCTGAGTCCACGTCAGATTGCCGGAATGGCAGGCACGGCGGCTCGGCTGGGCGCCATCGGACCGCGCCCGGTGGCACCCGCGTCGCAGGCGAAGCTGACCGGTGTGTTGCACTCCCGGCTGCGCGATCGCGCCGCGATCTCCCATCACTACGACCTGTCCAACGAGTTCTACGCGCTGCTGCTCGACGAGCACATGGCCTACTCCTGC from Sporichthyaceae bacterium includes the following:
- a CDS encoding alpha/beta fold hydrolase — protein: MRIGAGPALHVRRAAGRTRGVVLMLPGGKAESRAAARAWHLSAVRLRFFAARVHRAERRNGIAVWSLRYRLRGWNGAEASPVADARWALNRSRVEHGDVPVVLIGHSMGGRTALRVADDPAVCAVLGLAPWLPAGEPRPALGPRPLLVVHGTDDRWTDPVASRAYVVAAAAAGTPAVWVPIPDVGHFMLRARHRWRRVILDFVAGLDCLHGQADPVVAPNPD
- a CDS encoding FAD-dependent oxidoreductase, whose amino-acid sequence is MRSANRRRIAVVGSGISGLSAAWVLQSAADVTLYEADDRLGGHAHTHDVARATGAPLAVDSGFIVHNECTYPTLLRLFAALGVATAPSDMSMSVRCDGCGLEYAGARGLRGLFPAAQNLRRGAYLRLLTEVPQFHRAARALLRTPPATVEPTLSQFVSTQGWSDYFVSHFLAPMVAAVWSCAPGTAMQYPARYLFRFLDHHGMLTVTGSPPWRTVVGGSRSYVTAIGKDLTAVHTATPIRALSRTAGGVQLRDDADTVADYDAVVVATHPDQALHLLAAPTALETAVLGAIPYSVNHTVLHTDPSPLPRRPWARASWNYRLTGCADGVDAVLVTYDMNRLQALPGPTSYLVSLNDPTIEDDRVIARMVYEHPIYTPASVAAQARLPELDDDRVVFAGAYHGWGFHEDGAASGVRAAARLGVIW
- a CDS encoding DUF1365 domain-containing protein, with translation MVAHARQTPLRNAFRYRSYSWLVDLDQLPCPPRPLWRLAEFRAADHLGRPDRTLRANVDAYLAANGVDLHGGRVLMLANARVCGHVFNPLSVFWCHAPDGSLRCVIAEVHNTYGERHCYLLRPDAAGRAEFPKKFYVSPFYPVDGQYVMRLPAPGDRLAISVELRRGVDRPFVATVRGRRRSAGTATLLRAALRVPLATLTVAVQIRYQGIRLWARRLPVVPRPEHDAQPEVQ
- a CDS encoding class I SAM-dependent methyltransferase, translating into MELVRPDAFYRRLGHSGLIGFGEAYLAGDWTADDLSAVLTVFCRRMATLIPPPLQRLRDIAVHRHPLADRGTETNARHNIARHYDLSNDLFMLFLDETLTYSAALFGPGDGSIELAAAARPADLAAAQRHKIDRLLDATGVRAGHLVLEIGTGWGELALRAAARGAIVRSITLSEEQRTLALRRIAAAGLADRVSVDLCDYRAVKGTYDAVVSVEMIEAVGFEFWPAYFATLHRTLAPGGRVGLQAITMPHDRMLPSRDTYTWIHKYVFPGGLIPSVTSVEHSAAEAGLHVVDRHGFGLHYAETLRLWRETFNSRAAQVTALGFDETFRRVWDFYLSYSEAGFRSRYLDVYQFVLAEGER